A window from Marinagarivorans cellulosilyticus encodes these proteins:
- the minE gene encoding cell division topological specificity factor MinE encodes MSFFDYFTRNKQDTASIAKERLQIIVAHERSKRAQPEYLADLQKDIMEVVRKYVDIDTNSIEVQLENNGDCAVLELNVTLPD; translated from the coding sequence ATGAGTTTTTTTGATTACTTTACGCGCAATAAGCAAGATACAGCATCAATTGCAAAAGAGCGCTTGCAGATTATTGTCGCCCATGAGCGCTCGAAGCGGGCGCAGCCAGAGTACTTGGCTGATTTACAGAAAGATATTATGGAAGTGGTCCGAAAGTACGTGGATATAGATACTAATAGCATAGAGGTGCAGCTTGAGAATAATGGCGATTGTGCTGTGCTCGAGCTTAATGTCACGCTGCCAGACTAG